The nucleotide window AGGCGAGCTGGGGCAACGCCGCGTGCTACGAGCAGCTGCTCCATCCCTGGCTTCACCTGGGACCCATGGCGCGGCTGGTGCTCGCGCTCGGGCTCGCGGCGAAGAAGCCCGGGGAGTCCGGCGTGAGCGTGGACGCGGCCATCGCCGCCCTGGAAACCGGGAGGCTCTCCGCACAGGAGCTGGGCGCGACGATGGGCGAGCTGCGCACCACCGGCCTCGTGAAGCTCAAGCGCTGGACCACGACGCTCACGCGGGTGGCCAGCGCGTCCGAGCAACACGCCCGTCAGGTCGCCGTCGCCATCCAGCGCGCCTTGCGCAAGAGCCCCCACGCCGCGCCTCGCGACGAGGGCTCGCTCGTGAAGCTCCTGCTGGAGCTCTTGTCCCAGACGGAGACACGGCTCGAGGACACCGAGGCCTGGGACTACCTCCGGGACACGCCGCACCGGAAGTCCCTCGAGGCCCTGGCGCCTACGACTTCTTCAGCTGCGCCTCCACCGCCTTCAGCAGCGCGTCGAACGACTCCTCGAAGAGCCGCACGCCGTCCACGGCCAGCCGCTCGGTGACGCTCTTCATCGACACCCCACCGGCCTCCAGCTGGCGCATCGTCTCCTTCGCGCCAGCCAGGTCCTCCAGCAGCGTGGTGCGCACCTTTCCGTGGTCCCTGAAGGCGTCGATGGTGGCCGGCGGCATCGTGTTCACGGTGTCGGGGCCAATCAGCTCCTCGATGTAGAGCACGTCGCGCAGCTTCGGGTCCTTGGTGCTGGTGCTCGCCCACAGCACCCGCTGCACCTTCGCGCCCTTCGCCGAGAGCGCCTTCCAGCGCGGACTGCTGAAGACCTCCTGGTAGATGCGATAGGCGAGCTTCGCGTTGGCGATGGCCACCTTGCCGTGCAGCGACTCCAGCACCTTGCGCTGCTCCGCGGTGACGCCCGCCTTCAGGCGCTGCTCGATCTCCTTGTCCACCGCCACGTCGATGCGGCTGACGAAGAACGAGGCCACGCTGGACACCTTGCTCAAATCCCCGCCCGCCTTGGCGAAGCGCTCCAGACCCGTCAGGTACGCGTGCGTGACCTGCCGGTAGCGCTCCTGGCTGAACAGGAGCGTCACGTTGATGTTCAGCCCCTCCGCGGTGAGCTGCTCGATGGCGGGCACCCCTGCTTCCGTGCCGGGGACCTTGATCATCACGTTGGGCCGGTCCAGCGTCTTCCAGAGCCTGCGCGCCTCCTCGAGCGTGGCCTTCGTGTCGTTCGCGAGCCGAGGGGAGACCTCCAGCGAGGCGTAGCCATCCCTCCCCTTCAGCGCGTCATAGACGGAGCGCAGGATGTCGGCGGCGCCCTGCACGTCGCGCACGGCGAGCTGTTCGTAGACGTCACCCGCCGAGCGCCCCTGGCCCCGCGCGGACTGGAAGAGGTCCTCGTAGTCCTCGCTGCCCGCCACCGCCTTCTGGAAGATGGTGGGGTTGGAGGTCAGCCCCTTGAGCCCATCCTCGGTGATGAGCTTCTGGAGCGTCCCCTGGGTGATGTAGCTCCGCTGGAGGTTGTCCACCCAGACGGCCTGGCCGAATTCCTCGAGCTGACGCAGTGGATTCATGGCGGTTCACACCCCTGGCTTGAATCTGCCCATGCGCGCCGGAGCGTGAGCGGGCCTGCACACGGGAGCCCCCTCGTCGGGTTGCCCTGCGAAGAGAAGCCCCTCGGCCGCCCTCTCACCTCGTGCCTCCACGCCGCTTCACCCGGGGCCCGACCATCAACACCCTACGGAGGTCCCCCAGCCTGGAGAGAGACGATGGCAGACACCCTGGCAGAGCTCGCGGCGCAGCTGCGGGTCGACAGCATCCGCGCGACGACGGCGGCGGGCTCCGGACATCCGAGCTCATCCATGTCCGCGGCGGACATCGTCGCGGTGCTGTTCCAGAAGTACCTGCGCTTCGACTTCCAGCACCCGCACGCGCCGGACAATGACCGCTTCGTGCTCTCCAAGGGCCACGCCTGCCCGGTCCTCTACGCCGCGTTCAAGGCGGCGGGCGCCATCGACGACGCGGAGCTGTTGTCCCTGCGCCAGTTCGGCAGCCGCCTGGAGGGACACCCCAACCCGCACGTGCTGCCGCTGGTGGACGTGGCCACCGGCTCGCTCGGCCAGGGGCTGGCCATCGGCGTGGGCATGGCGCTCACCGCGCGCCTGGACCAGCGCCGCTTCCGCACGTACGTGATGATGGGCGACAGCGAGACGGCGGAGGGCTCGGTCTGGGAGGCGTTCGACAAGGCCGCGCACTACCAGCTCGACACCCTGTGCGCGCTCATCGACATGAACCGCCTGGGCCAGAGCGGCGAGACGGAGCTGGGCTGGAACGGCGAGGCCTATGTCGCCCGCGCGCGGGCCTTCGGCTGGCATGCGCTGGCCGTGGACGGACATGACCTGGGCGCCATCGACCGCGCGCTGGCCGAGGCCCAGGCCACGAAGGGCAAGCCCACGTGCCTCGTCTTCAAGACGGAGAAGGGCCACGGCTACTCGCTCATCGCCAACCATGAGCACTGGCACGGCAAGCCCCTGCCCGAGGACAAGGCGCGCGAGGCCATCCAGGAGCTCGGCGGCGAGCGGAACCTGCGCTTCGCGGTGCGCAAGCCGGAGGTGACGAAGCCCTCCGCGAAGCCCGCGGCTGGACCGCTGAAGCTGCCCACCTACGCCACGGACGAGAAGGTCGCCACGCGCAAGGTGTACGGCGACGCGCTCGCGGCGCTGGGGGACGCGCACCCGGACCTGGTCGCGCTGGACGCGGAGGTGTCCAACTCCACGTACTCGGAGGAGCTGCGCAAGGCGCACCCGGACCGGTACTTCGAGATGTACATCGCCGAGCAGAACATGGTGTCCAGCGGCGTGGGCATGGCGGTGCTGGGCAAGCGCGTCTTCGTCAGCACCTTCGCCGCGTTCCTGTCCCGCGCGTATGACCAACTGCGCATGGCGGCCGTGTCCAACGCGACCTTGCACGTGTGCGGCAGCCACGCGGGCGTGTCCATCGGCGAGGACGGCCCCTCGCAGATGGGGCTGGAGGACCTGGCGATGATGCGCGCCGTCGCCGGCAGCACCGTGCTCTACCCGAGCGACGCCAACCAGACGGCCCGACTGATGGCCGCCCTGGTGGACCTGCGCGGCATCAGCTACCTGCGCACCACGCGCGCCAAGACACCCGTGCTCTACGCGCCCACCGAGGAGTTCCCCATCGGCGGCAGCAAGGTGCTCCGGCGCTCGGACCGGGACGTCGTCACCCTCGTCGCCGCCGGCATCACGCTGCACGAGGCGCTGGAGGCCCACGCGCGGCTCCAGGATTCGGGCGTGGCCGTGCGCGTCATCGACCTGTACTCGGTGAAGCCCGTGGACGTGAAGACGCTGCGGCAGGCCGCGAAGGAGACCCAGGGCAGGCTCCTCGTCGTCGAGGACCACTGGGCGGAGGGTGGGCTCGCGGACGCGGTGCTCGAGGCCTTCTCGGACGGCACCGAGCCCTTGCCCCGCGTGAAGCGCCTCGCGGTGCGCAAGCTGCCCGGCTCCGGCAAGCCCGAGGAGCTGCTCGCCGCGGCGGGCATCGACGCGGCGCACATCGTCGAGGCCGTCCACGCCCTGCGCGACACCCCGGCGCCCGAGGGCTCGCGAGCCACCGGCACGGCGAAGACCCGCCGCGCCCATTGAACCCGATGGAGGGTCGCCGCGAGAATGCGGCCCTCCATGCCCCAAGACCTCGCATCCCTCACCGAGCTCTCCACCCTCGAATCCCTCATCGCCGCCGAAGGGGTGGACGGACTGCTCGCCGCGCTCGACGACGTGCTCGCCCGGACGCCCGCGGACACGCGCGTACTGCACGAGGACGGCCCCACCGTGGGCCCCCGGACGCTCGGCGTGCTGCGCAAGGCCGTCGCGCTCGACGCGGACTTCCTGCGCGAGCACCCCGAGGCCCTCTTCCAGTGCCTCTACAACCGGCTGCGCTGGTACGACGCGCCGGACGCCGCGCCGCACTACGCCACGACGGGGCAGGCCCCCTGGGACGACCCGGAGGCGCACCTGTACCAGCTGGCGGCGTGGTGGCGACGACAGCGCGAGTCCTCCGGCGGCGCGGCCTGGGTGGAGTCCCTGCTGCCGCTGCGGGGCGCGCTGGACGGCGCCGACGTGTACCTCTGGCACGAGTCCCAGGTGTTGTGCGCGGCCTTCGATGCGACGGGGATGCGGCTGGCCACCGGCTCGTTCACCGACGGCTCGCGCGCCGACGGAAACAACGTCCACGTCTGGGACGTGGCGACGGGCAAGCGACTCCGGGTGATGGAGGGCCACGAGATGGAGGTGCGCGGGCTTGCGTGGAGCCCGGATGGCAAGCAGCTGGCCTCGGGCTCCAGGGCGCATGAGGCGCGCGTCTGGGACGTGGAGACGGGAGAGCACCTCCACCTGTTCCGCCGTCAGGAGGGACAGGTGACGTCGGTGGCCTTCAGCCCGGACATCACGCTGCTGGCGGTGGCCAACCTCGGCTGGCTCATCCACCTGTATGACCTGGACACAGGTGAGAAGGTCCGCACGCTCAAGGGGCACCAGCAGTCGGTGCTGAGCGTGGCGTTCCATCCCTCGGGGCGCTGGCTCGCGTCGGGCGCGTCGGACAACACGGTGCGCGTGTGGGACGTGGCCACGGGCGAGCAGGTGGCGCGACTGGAGACGCAGCGCTCCGTGAGCACCGTTGCCTTCAGTCCGGACGGCGAGTGGCTCGCGTGGGCGGACCTCGACGACGTCGGCGTGGCGGAGACGAAGACCTGGCAGCGGGTGCGCGGCCTGCGGGGGAACTCGCGCTACTCCCACGTGCAGTGGCTGGGGACCTCACAACTGGGCCTGTTGGGATACGACCGGCTGGAGGTGCTGGACGTGAAGGACGGCGCCACGGTGTGGTCGCGTCCCTACTCCTCGGATGGGCATGAGCGCGGCGCGGCCTTCTCGCCGGACCTGAGGCACTTCGCGTTGACGGCCATCGATGGCGGCGTGCTGCTCAGCAGGCTCGACGCGCCCATTCCGCCCAGGCTCCTGTCCGAGCAGCACCGCGTGAAGCATCTGTGGGGGCGGGCCGAGGGGACCCTGGCCGTCGCGAAGCGGATGGACGGCATGCTCGTCATCGACGCCCAGGGCCGCGTGCGCGAGCCGCCCCCCGAGGCCAACGACTCCGGCCTGCACGCGTGGCGACTCAGCGGGAACGACCTGGTGGCCGCCTATCCCGTCACGCGCTACCTGGACGACGGGTGGCGGCGGGGCATCCAGCTGTTCGACGTGTCGCGCATGGCGCCGACGACGGAGCTGACCGACAAGCCGCTGGAGGGGCGGGACGCGTCCCGGAAGATGACGATGGAGCAGGTGATGACCTTCTCCCCGGACTCGACGCTGCTCGCGGGGACGTTCGAGTTGGGCGTGGTGCGCGTGTGGCGCGTGGCCGACGGGCGACTGCTCCACACGCTGAAGGGCCCCGAGGCCATCGTCACGATGGTGGAGTTCACGCCGGACGGCGCCTACGTCGTGTCGGGCTACGAAGCGGCCTCGCGGCTCCAGGTGCACGACGTGAAGACGGGGCGGCTCGT belongs to Myxococcus fulvus and includes:
- the tal gene encoding transaldolase → MNPLRQLEEFGQAVWVDNLQRSYITQGTLQKLITEDGLKGLTSNPTIFQKAVAGSEDYEDLFQSARGQGRSAGDVYEQLAVRDVQGAADILRSVYDALKGRDGYASLEVSPRLANDTKATLEEARRLWKTLDRPNVMIKVPGTEAGVPAIEQLTAEGLNINVTLLFSQERYRQVTHAYLTGLERFAKAGGDLSKVSSVASFFVSRIDVAVDKEIEQRLKAGVTAEQRKVLESLHGKVAIANAKLAYRIYQEVFSSPRWKALSAKGAKVQRVLWASTSTKDPKLRDVLYIEELIGPDTVNTMPPATIDAFRDHGKVRTTLLEDLAGAKETMRQLEAGGVSMKSVTERLAVDGVRLFEESFDALLKAVEAQLKKS
- a CDS encoding transketolase, with translation MADTLAELAAQLRVDSIRATTAAGSGHPSSSMSAADIVAVLFQKYLRFDFQHPHAPDNDRFVLSKGHACPVLYAAFKAAGAIDDAELLSLRQFGSRLEGHPNPHVLPLVDVATGSLGQGLAIGVGMALTARLDQRRFRTYVMMGDSETAEGSVWEAFDKAAHYQLDTLCALIDMNRLGQSGETELGWNGEAYVARARAFGWHALAVDGHDLGAIDRALAEAQATKGKPTCLVFKTEKGHGYSLIANHEHWHGKPLPEDKAREAIQELGGERNLRFAVRKPEVTKPSAKPAAGPLKLPTYATDEKVATRKVYGDALAALGDAHPDLVALDAEVSNSTYSEELRKAHPDRYFEMYIAEQNMVSSGVGMAVLGKRVFVSTFAAFLSRAYDQLRMAAVSNATLHVCGSHAGVSIGEDGPSQMGLEDLAMMRAVAGSTVLYPSDANQTARLMAALVDLRGISYLRTTRAKTPVLYAPTEEFPIGGSKVLRRSDRDVVTLVAAGITLHEALEAHARLQDSGVAVRVIDLYSVKPVDVKTLRQAAKETQGRLLVVEDHWAEGGLADAVLEAFSDGTEPLPRVKRLAVRKLPGSGKPEELLAAAGIDAAHIVEAVHALRDTPAPEGSRATGTAKTRRAH
- a CDS encoding WD40 repeat domain-containing protein, whose translation is MPQDLASLTELSTLESLIAAEGVDGLLAALDDVLARTPADTRVLHEDGPTVGPRTLGVLRKAVALDADFLREHPEALFQCLYNRLRWYDAPDAAPHYATTGQAPWDDPEAHLYQLAAWWRRQRESSGGAAWVESLLPLRGALDGADVYLWHESQVLCAAFDATGMRLATGSFTDGSRADGNNVHVWDVATGKRLRVMEGHEMEVRGLAWSPDGKQLASGSRAHEARVWDVETGEHLHLFRRQEGQVTSVAFSPDITLLAVANLGWLIHLYDLDTGEKVRTLKGHQQSVLSVAFHPSGRWLASGASDNTVRVWDVATGEQVARLETQRSVSTVAFSPDGEWLAWADLDDVGVAETKTWQRVRGLRGNSRYSHVQWLGTSQLGLLGYDRLEVLDVKDGATVWSRPYSSDGHERGAAFSPDLRHFALTAIDGGVLLSRLDAPIPPRLLSEQHRVKHLWGRAEGTLAVAKRMDGMLVIDAQGRVREPPPEANDSGLHAWRLSGNDLVAAYPVTRYLDDGWRRGIQLFDVSRMAPTTELTDKPLEGRDASRKMTMEQVMTFSPDSTLLAGTFELGVVRVWRVADGRLLHTLKGPEAIVTMVEFTPDGAYVVSGYEAASRLQVHDVKTGRLVLDTQALMKPAVAYTAAERVPRIAVGRATGELELLDLPAGFRRVLQVSEEPVIAARLSADGSRVAVCTLDDRVRLYEADTGRLMYEVQHPALPFEVAMDDDVLVTRSDDQQTRFFDLATGAPREVLDGNAQPDEVTRRAYWEVLGDAPVAFHRRMDTTPLAHFHDSLEETLILRDGIVVARGLTVPDFLYVLKLHEPTGGA